A region of the Acyrthosiphon pisum isolate AL4f unplaced genomic scaffold, pea_aphid_22Mar2018_4r6ur Scaffold_12;HRSCAF=46, whole genome shotgun sequence genome:
TCGGAATTTTGGCATCCCCACCACTTTTACAAAGTAAACGTGTAAATTTTATACActttctattaatattaaaagtagtGGGGATGCGAAAATAAAATCTACGAACTCGGATGTCGGCCACTTTTTACAGTGACACTCGGAATTTTGGCATCCCCACCACTTTTTCAGTATATACGTACCATTTCTatacgtaattatataaaagtggTAGGGATGCGAAAATAAAATCTAAGCACTCGGATGTCGAGCTCTTTTTACAGTGACACTCGGAATTTTGGCATCCCCACCACTTTTACAAAGTAAACGTGTAAATTTTATAcactactattaatattaaagtagtgGGGATGCGAAAATAAAATCTACGAACTCGGATGTCGGCCACTTTTTACAGTGTCACTCGGAATTTTGGCATCCCCACCACTTTTTCAGTATATACGTACCATTTCTATACActactattacatattaaagTAGTGGGgatgcaaaaataaaatctacGCACTCGGATGTCGGGCTCTTTTTACAGTGACACTCGGAATTTTGGCATCCCCACCACTTTTTCAGTATATACGTAACATTTCTatacgtaattatataaaagtggTAGGGATGCGAAAATAAAATCTAAGCACTCGGATGTCGAGCTCTTTTTACAGTGACACTCGGAATTTTGGCATCCCCACCACTTCTACAAAGTAAACGTGTAAATTTTATACacttctattaatattaaagtagtgGGGATGCGAAAATAAAATCTACGAACTCGGATGTCGGCCACTTTTTACAGTGACACTCGGAATTTTGGCATCCCCACCACTTTTTCAGTATATACGTACCATTTCTatacgtaattatataaaagtggTAGGGATGCGAAAATAAAATCTAAGCACTCGGATGTCGAGCTCTTTTTACAGTGACACTCGGAATTTTGGCATCCCCACCACTTCTACAAAGTAAACGTGTAAATTTTATAcactactattaatattaaagtagtgGGGATGCGAAAATAAAATCTACGAACTCGGATGTCGGCCACTTTTTACAGTGACACTCGGAATTTTGGCATCCCCACCACTTTTTCAGTATATACGTACCATTTCTATACGTAATTACATAAAAAGGTAGGgatgcaaaaataaaatctacGCACTCGGATGTCGGGCTCTTTTTACAGTGACACTCAGAATTTTGGCATCCCCACCACTTTTTCAGTATAAACGTAACATTTCTatacgtaattatataaaagtggTAGGGATGCGAAAATAAAATCTAAGCACTCGGATGTCGAGCTCTTTTTACAGTGACACTCGGAATTTTGGGCATCCCCACCACTTCTACAAAGTAAACGTGTAAATTTTATACacttctattaatattaaagtagtgGGGATGCGAAAATAAAATCTACGAACTCGGATGTCGGCCACTTTTTACAGTGACACTCGGAATTTTGGCATCCCCACCTCTTTTTCAGTATATACGTACCATTTCTatacgtaattatataaaagtggTAGGGATGCGAAAATAAAATCTAAGCACTCGGATGTCGAGCTCTTTTTACAGTGACACTCGGAATTTTGGCATCCCCACCACTTCTACAAAGTAAACGTGTAAATTTTATAcactactattaatattaaagtagtgGGGATGCGAAAATAAAATCTACGAACTCGGATGTCGGCCACTTTTTACAGTGACACTCGGAATTTTGGCATCCCCACCACTTTTTCAGTATATACGTACCATTTCTatacgtaattatataaaagtggTAGGGATGCGAAAATAAAATCTAAGCACTCGGATGTCGAGCTCTTTTTACAGTGACACTCGGAATTTTGGCATCCCCACCACTTATACAAAGTAAACGTGTAAATTTTATAcactactattaatattaaagtagtgGGGATGCGAAAATAAAATCTACGAACTCGGATGTCGGCCACTTTTTACAGTGACACTCGGAATTTTGGCATCCCCACCACTTTTTCAGTATATACGTACCATTTCTatacgtaattatataaaagtggTAGGGATGCGAAAATAAAATCTAAGCACTCGGATGTCGAGCTCTTTTTACAGTGACACTCGGAATTTTGGCATCCCCACCACTTCTACAAAGTAAACGTGTAAATTTTATacacttctatataatattaaagtagtgGGGATGCGAAAATAAAATCTACGANNNNNNNNNNNNNNNNNNNNNNNNNNNNNNNNNNNNNNNNNNNNNNNNNNAGCTAGGACCAGCTGGCCAGACTGTGCTCCACCAAattgtgagttttttttatcgttatttattatattatacatatttattagtaGGCCAAAAttgtcacatattttattactctTTTGGGCCAGAAGggccacatattattttttagattatttttaccttGCGGTTGCtgtgagttatattttattttgtgtattaatttggattatttatatattatacagcaacaTAATTTTACTAGCAACCgtgttacctatttatttatttattatagttaccttGTCAAATAGTCTTAAGCACACACTCACATAAATACACACATTTACACACTCACCCACGCTCTAGCACTCACAGGATTTGCTCGGCGAACCTGGCCACTTCCTGTTGAGtgctatacataaatacatacatacaacacAGGTCGATCGGTGTGTAGGTACAGAGTGCGCACGAAGAATTCTGGTGACCGGGCGCACGGACTATTTCTGTTTCGTACCCGGCCCGTACAACTGGTGTCGTTTTCAAAAGGGTGTGATCTCTTGATATTTGTATTGTCtttgttaatgtataataattcagatttatatattgtttcacCGTCACTATTCACATCTAAAGCATCCAAATAAACAACTCGATCTAAAAGACTTTCAACCGTGACTTGCACAAATTCATCGTGTGATATTaacatttgtaataattgatCATAATCGTATTGCACTGACGGTGTTTTAAACTGCGTGCGAAGCGCAATTTCAGATGCCCGCATGAAATCTTTAGCATAATTTGCTGGAAACATGTTATTGTAACCATACGGGTCCCAGATGgcgaaaataaaatcaaaaacggTTATTGCTGCGACTAACCATCCGACTACACTTGTGATTTCTGCAGTTAATTTGGCAACCATTAAAGTTATTGTTCCGGCCGATCGTAAAGCTGAATTTACAACAATCGATCGAGTAACGCTTCTTAAACCTGCGGATAAAACGTTTTTAGAAAATGCCATATCTAAAAGTTTTGGTAAGTCACGCATCAATGGGTTTTGCGATACCtcaataacttttaaacataattctttaattttactCAACGAAGCGTTAAAAATCCAACCTTCAGctaaaaatttccaaatttcaGGATTTTTAACCAACATAACGATgaattctactatttttttaactttgtccAAAACTTCGTCGTTTAAGTTCGAAGACTGCGGatctttagtatttttttcagtttgacGACGGTTGCGACGTAATAATACGTCATAACGACCTAATTTCTatacgtaattatataaaagtggTAGGGATGCGAAAATAAAATCTAAGCACTCGGATGTCGAGCTCTTTTTACAGTGACACTCGGAATTTTGGCATCCCCACCACTTTTTCAGTATATACGTACCATTTCTatacgtaattatataaaagtggTAGGGATGCGAAAATAAAATCTAAGCACTCGGATGTCGAGCTCTTTTTACAGTGACACTCGGAATTTTGGCATCCCCACCACTTCTACAAAGTAAACGTGTAAATTTTATACacttctattaatattaaagtagtgGGGATGCGAAAATAAAATCTACGAACTCGGATGTCGGCCACTTTTTACAGTGACACTCGGAATTTTGGCATCCCCACCACTTTTTCAGTATAAACGTAACATTTCTatacgtaattatataaaagtggTAGGGATGCGAAAATAAAATCTAAGCACTCGGATGTCGAGCTCTTTTTACAGTGACACTCGGAATTTTGGCATCCCCACCACTTTTTCAGTATATACGTACCATTTCTatacgtaattatataaaagtggTAGGGATGCGAAAATAAAATCTAAGCACTCGGATGTCGAGCTCTTTTTACAGTGACACTCGGAATTTTGGCATCCCCACCACTTTTACAAAGTAAACGTGTAAATTTTATAcactactattaatattaaagtagtgGGGATGCGAAAATAAAATCTACGAACTCGGATGTCGGCCACTTTTTACAGTGACACTCGGAATTTTGGCATCCCCACCACTTTttcagtatataggtaccatttctatacgtaattatataaaagtggTAGGGATGCGAAAATAAAATCTAAGCACTCGGATGTCGAGCTCTTTTTACAGTGACACTCGGAATTTTGGCATCCCCACCACTTCTACAAAGTAAACGTGTAAATTTTATAcactactattaatattaaagtagtggggatgtgaaaataaaatctacGAACTCGGATGTCGGCCACTTTTTACAGTGACCGTCGGAATTTTGGCATCCCCACCACTTTTTCAGTATATACGTACCATTTctatacgtaattatattaaagtgGTAGGGATGCGAAAATAAAATCTAAGCACTCGGATGTCGAGCTCTTTTTACAGTGACACTCGGAATTTTGGCATCCCCACCACTTCTACAAAGTAAACGTGTAAATTTTATACacttctattaatattaaagtagtgGGGATGCGAAAATAAAATCTACGAACTCGGATGTCGGCCACTTTTTACAGTGACACTCGGAATTTTGGCATCCCCACCACTTTTTCAGTATATACGTAACATTTCTatacgtaattatataaaagtggTGGGNNNNNNNNNNNNNNNNNNNNNNNNNNNNNNNNNNNNNNNNNNNNNNNNNNNNNNNNNNNNNNNNNNNNNNNNNNNNNNNNNNNNNNNNNNNNNNNNNNNNtaatataaatatataaaaacgaacAGGTAAACAGGTATGtgatgtgcgtgtgtgtgtgtgtgtgtgtgtgtgtgtgtgtgtgtgggccGGTCGGTGGCGAGTAATCTGGTGATACGGCGACGACATCCTCCCCCCGTTGAAAATTACAAGTTTTCAACTTCTTGCTCTAGTGGGAGCCGACACAATTTACCGACAGGCCTTTGCATTTCAGCTCCAGTAGCGGTACGTAGGGTCACTACACGAATGATACCATCGCCTCCGGGATGTACCTTGATTATTCTTCCCAACCTCCATCTGGTCGGTGGCGAACAATcttcttttattattaccaCGTCATTTATGGACATTTCCCTTTTTGAGGTCAACCACCGTCCTCTGACTTGGAGCTGTGGCAAATACTCGCTATACCATCTTCTCCAAAACATCTGCATTAGGCCTTGTACAAATTTCCAACGCTTCAAGTGCGCTACTTCATTTTGTGGTATCTCGGGTTCGGCTGGTAATAGTAACGGACCCCCCACTAGGAAGTGGGCTGGTGTCAGGGCATTTGGTTCACATGGATCACTATTTAATGGAGTCATAGGTCGCGAGTTGACACACGATTCGATCTGGCATAGTAGGGTTTGTAACTCTTCGAGATTGAGCCGGGTATCCTTGACGACACGAACTAAATGAGTTTTTACGCTCTTTACGGCGCTTTCCCATAGGCCACCGAAATGAGGGGCGGATGGTGGGTTGAAATGCCATTCTACTCCTTCCCTTGCCATGAGATCTTCAGTGTTCTTCACGTAGCTGGACAACTCTTTTTGTGCGCCTACGAAGTTTGTTCCGTTATCACTATATATCTTCTTACATTTCCCACGTCTGGACATGAATCGTCGCAATGATGCCATGAATGCATCGCTTGTGAGCCCAACTACTGCCTCTAGGTGAATTGCTCTGGttgaaaaacatacaaatactGCTATCCAAGTTTTTATTGCTGTTACTCTACGTATGCCACTTCGGATGAGTAAGGGTCCTGCGAAATCGACACCTGTTATTGTGAATGGTCTTGAAAATTGCACGCGATTCTTAGGCAAGGGTGCCATTACTGGGTTCTCGAATTGGGGTCTTGAGCGAATACAGGTGACGCAGCGAGATGTCACCGACCGTGCCATTACTCTGCCTCGTAGTGGCCAATAACGTTGCCGGACAGCGGCCAAGAGAGCTTGTGGACCACAGTGATGCATGGCTCTATGTTGCTCCTCAAAGATTAGTCTTGTTACTTTGTGCCTTGAAGGTAATACTATTGGATGCTTTTGGGTCTCAGCAATATCGGCATTCCCAAGTCGCCCTCCAACCAAAATTACTCCATCTTCACTAATAAACGGGCACAAGGTTCTCAGAACACTTCTTTTCTGAATTGACTTTCCTGCTAGGAGGTTCATGAGGTCTATTCCAAACTCGTCGGCTTGCGCTCCTTTTATTAGTCTACGTTCTGCTAAGCGGATATTTGATACTGTAAGGTACCGTGGCAAACTGCTTCCTGTCTTCTTGGCTCGCTTAAACTCTATGAATTTCCCTAACCAAGCGATTGCGCGGACAAGCTTAACCCAATCTGAGTATAAAGGTAGCAAATCGCTGGTTATGTTAGTCGTTATTAATGCAAGTCGAATTGGTCTTATCTCAGGCAGGTCTTCTTCTTTAACAATTGATTCAGGTTCGGATTTCCGATTGTGTCCCTCTGTTACCAGCCAACTAGGTCCGTTCCACCACTTAGCGCAAGATAATATTTCCGTCGGCCTTAATCCTCTTGATGCCACATCGGCTGGATTATCCTCGCTCCTAATGTGGTGCCATTGTTTTTTGTCGGTAAGCTCTAGAATTTGATTGATTCGGTTGGATACAAACGTTTTTAACCGTGTGGTTTGACTATTCAGCCACCCTAATACTATTGATGAGTCTGTCCACAGTTGAAATGTACATAGTTCCACACACCATGACTCGGCGACTTTGTTTGCTAATTCGACTAGCAGCAATGCTCCGCTTAACTCTAGTCGGGGTATAGTCAATTCTTTCAGAGGTGCCACTCTTGTCCTTGCACAAAGAAGCTGAGAATTCCACCTTCCATCATTATCTCTCGTCCTGATATAGATGCAAGCCCCATATGCCTCCTGGGAGGCATCGCAAAACCCATGTATTTCGGGAGGATCATTTGACAACGGTTTCACCTTCCTTGGTATAGATAAACATTTGAGATCCTGCAACTCACGAATGAATGATTTCCATCTTCCTTGAATGTCAGGAGAAAGTTGCGTATCCCAATCTAATTTCATCGACCATATTTgctgtaaaaacatttttcctcTTAGTAAAACAGGGCATAAGAATCCAAGTGGGTCAAACACACGATTCAAATCCGATAGCAATGTCCTCTTTGTGCACTTATTCAACGACGGGTCTATAGAGATGTTGAAGTGAAACTGATCTGCTAACGGTTTCCAACCTAAACCCAGGGACTTCACCGTATTTCCATCCTTAATTTCTAAAGTAAAAAGTGGATCGTCTTCTGACTTGTCTATATTCTCTAACACCCTTACAGAATTTGAACACCATTTTCGTAATTTGAGTTTGGCGGAGTTCAAAATATCACTTATTTCTTGTTGTAGCTTCAAACATTCCTCTTCTGTATCAGCTCCTGACATGAGGTCATCCATGTAAAAATCTCTTCTAATTATTCGAGCTGCATTAGGGTAAAGCTCCTTTACATTTTCTGCCAAGGTTACTAGGCACTGAGTTGCAAGAAATGAGGCCGATGTAGTCCCATAAGTCACAGTTGTGAGTCGAAATGTGCGCAAAGGATCACTGGGTTTGGCTCTCCACACAATGCGCTGGAGATCCCAATCCGTTTTTGCAACTGCTACCTGTCTAAACATTTTTTCGATGTCTGATGTCAACACGTATTGATGCTTCCTGAATCTGGCTAGTATGGAGAAGACATCCTCTTGGACATTTGGTCCACACATCAACACATCATTGAGCGTGAGACCAGTTGAACTCTTTGCAGATGCATCGAATACAACGCGGACCTTGGTGGTTAGACTTGATTCCTTTATCACGGCATGGTGAGGTAGGTAGGACGATCGCTTAGGTATTTGGTCTTCATCAATTACCTCTTCCATGTGCCCAAGCTCAAGGTATTCCTCCATGAATCTAGTGTATTCTTTCTGAAGCTTCTCATCCCGCATTAGTCTCCTTTCTACACTTATGAAGCGAGTGATTGCGAGTTTCAACGTGTCACCGAGCTCTTCTACTAAGGGCTTCAATGGTAATCTTACGATGAAGCGACCGTCCGTTCCCCTCTTTGTGTTCTCCTTGAAATGCTCAACGGTCTGCTTCTCTTCCAATAGTTTTAGATTTATCTTTGAATGTCGTCCGTATAAATTATCTTCTTTGTCCTTCAACGCTCTCCAGTCCTCTTCTAGCAACTGTCCCATCGATGCGATGCTCGGGAGTGAAATGACAC
Encoded here:
- the LOC103308916 gene encoding uncharacterized protein LOC103308916, with the protein product MGQLLEEDWRALKDKEDNLYGRHSKINLKLLEEKQTVEHFKENTKRGTDGRFIVRLPLKPLVEELGDTLKLAITRFISVERRLMRDEKLQKEYTRFMEEYLELGHMEEVIDEDQIPKRSSYLPHHAVIKESSLTTKVRVVFDASAKSSTGLTLNDVLMCGPNVQEDVFSILARFRKHQYVLTSDIEKMFRQVAVAKTDWDLQRIVWRAKPSDPLRTFRLTTVTYGTTSASFLATQCLVTLAENVKELYPNAARIIRRDFYMDDLMSGADTEEECLKLQQEISDILNSAKLKLRKWCSNSVRVLENIDKSEDDPLFTLEIKDGNTVKSLGLGWKPLADQFHFNISIDPSLNKCTKRTLLSDLNRVFDPLGFLCPVLLRGKMFLQQIWSMKLDWDTQLSPDIQGRWKSFIRELQDLKCLSIPRKVKPLSNDPPEIHGFCDASQEAYGACIYIRTRDNDGRWNSQLLCARTRVAPLKELTIPRLELSGALLLVELANKVAESWCVELCTFQLWTDSSIVLGWLNSQTTRLKTFVSNRINQILELTDKKQWHHIRSEDNPADVASRGLRPTEILSCAKWWNGPSWLVTEGHNRKSEPESIVKEEDLPEIRPIRLALITTNITSDLLPLYSDWVKLVRAIAWLGKFIEFKRAKKTGSSLPRYLTVSNIRLAERRLIKGAQADEFGIDLMNLLAGKSIQKRSVLRTLCPFISEDGVILVGGRLGNADIAETQKHPIVLPSRHKVTRLIFEEQHRAMHHCGPQALLAAVRQRYWPLRGRVMARSVTSRCVTCIRSRPQFENPVMAPLPKNRVQFSRPFTITGVDFAGPLLIRSGIRRVTAIKTWIAVFVCFSTRAIHLEAVVGLTSDAFMASLRRFMSRRGKCKKIYSDNGTNFVGAQKELSSYVKNTEDLMAREGVEWHFNPPSAPHFGGLWESAVKSVKTHLVRVVKDTRLNLEELQTLLCQIESCVNSRPMTPLNSDPCEPNALTPAHFLVGGPLLLPAEPEIPQNEVAHLKRWKFVQGLMQMFWRRWYSEYLPQLQVRGRWLTSKREMSINDVVIIKEDCSPPTRWRLGRIIKVHPGGDGIIRVVTLRTATGAEMQRPVGKLCRLPLEQEVENL